In Allocoprobacillus halotolerans, a genomic segment contains:
- a CDS encoding TIGR02678 family protein, which yields MNNKEILLSQRWVLKRNDQERYYQIKDHIKELRNLFQEKAGFSLVSHPQFIRLDKTPGKGEPWMGITQFQYVEEYQIFCYILTFLEDKEVEEQFILSHLCEFVQIQLGVDENYWLQFKHRKMLVNVLKFCIKEQLIIQDDGNSDHFMQDQFVEVLFENTGLSRYFMRNFTADVFEWTYPQDVMENEWISNDNQDRGLIRIQRVYRRLLLSCGIYREDDENDDFSYIRRYRKSIEKDLQQFFPCDLQVYESSAFLILDDDVKVGQMFPKSNALDELVVLCCSQIRKGIKNGDYKIDDRELYIDGKERILKRFKIVIQKQLSYLPATYRQKSLDQLVDMVYQRFMEIGFMSQQDEEIVFYPVVAKLTGEFEEGAS from the coding sequence ATGAATAATAAAGAAATTTTACTTTCGCAAAGGTGGGTACTGAAGCGTAATGATCAAGAACGTTATTATCAAATTAAAGATCATATTAAAGAGTTAAGAAATCTTTTTCAGGAAAAGGCTGGTTTTTCTTTGGTTTCTCATCCTCAATTTATCCGTTTAGATAAAACACCAGGAAAAGGGGAACCCTGGATGGGAATCACTCAATTTCAGTATGTGGAAGAATATCAAATTTTTTGTTATATTTTAACATTTCTTGAAGATAAAGAAGTTGAAGAGCAGTTTATACTATCACATCTATGTGAATTTGTACAAATACAATTAGGGGTTGATGAAAATTACTGGCTTCAATTTAAACACCGTAAGATGCTTGTGAATGTTTTAAAATTTTGTATTAAAGAACAATTGATTATTCAAGATGATGGAAATAGTGATCATTTTATGCAAGATCAATTTGTTGAGGTTTTATTTGAAAATACTGGATTATCAAGATATTTTATGAGAAATTTTACAGCTGATGTTTTTGAATGGACATATCCTCAAGATGTGATGGAAAATGAATGGATTTCTAATGATAATCAAGATAGAGGTCTTATTCGTATTCAACGTGTCTATCGACGTCTTTTATTATCTTGTGGAATTTATCGTGAAGATGATGAGAATGATGATTTTTCATATATACGTAGATATAGAAAAAGTATTGAAAAAGATTTGCAACAGTTTTTTCCATGTGATTTGCAGGTTTATGAATCAAGTGCTTTTCTTATTTTAGATGATGATGTGAAAGTCGGTCAAATGTTTCCTAAATCAAATGCTTTAGATGAATTGGTTGTTCTTTGTTGCAGTCAAATTCGTAAAGGTATAAAAAATGGAGATTATAAAATTGATGATAGAGAACTTTATATAGATGGAAAGGAAAGAATTTTAAAAAGATTTAAAATTGTTATTCAAAAACAGCTGTCTTATTTACCAGCTACATATAGACAAAAGAGTCTTGATCAACTCGTTGATATGGTTTATCAACGTTTTATGGAAATAGGCTTTATGTCCCAGCAAGATGAAGAAATTGTTTTTTATCCTGTTGTCGCAAAATTGACAGGAGAATTTGAGGAGGGTGCATCATGA
- a CDS encoding TIGR02677 family protein → MKVYDKLVKPIKEVNYLRADNVDRYRLIIRYFFLEYEKIHYWIHKEEVYDEIRQIDGYQDYTLEQCQQDLQQLTQWQNLTASQDSNKVRTIDDFKNKKYRYQLSEYTVEIERMTLRLENLEIEGASLEPTLLERIYQQLSQVKEIVKKESVDVNGWLNLLMNDFVRLNQNYQDYIKTLNSAKAEELMKTTEFLVYKDKIIMYLREFVMTMQNTGSLISSLIKNIDYDDLELIFQKATDYELSIPRIGRELNREDIYQNFKDKWLSLFYWFVGQDGYNEVDHLYDISNEIIRKMTRYAQQISEMINRGSHRKEQYLHIAEIFKKCQDVNEAHCMSAYIFGVEDCLHLNYISRRLSEDIHMGVYQDHPSYIQFDPHSRIVRKKTVRKPAQDYKFERMEQQLMIEAEYAKQMDKIQELIVDNQIDFSSLPVIDSNTRKTLLMWLSKALGQESLSSKTDDGRVYLIDKSQSHHMCEVQCLDGRFIMPQFKIIFKEKSHE, encoded by the coding sequence ATGAAAGTTTATGATAAGTTAGTGAAGCCAATCAAAGAAGTCAATTATTTAAGAGCGGATAATGTCGATAGGTATCGTTTAATTATTAGATACTTCTTTTTAGAATATGAAAAAATTCATTACTGGATTCATAAAGAAGAAGTTTATGATGAAATAAGACAAATAGATGGTTATCAGGATTATACCTTAGAACAATGTCAACAAGATTTGCAACAACTTACCCAATGGCAAAACTTAACCGCCAGTCAAGATAGTAATAAAGTCAGAACAATTGATGACTTCAAAAATAAAAAGTATCGTTATCAATTAAGTGAATATACAGTTGAGATTGAGAGAATGACATTAAGATTAGAAAATTTAGAAATTGAAGGAGCATCATTAGAACCAACTTTATTAGAAAGAATTTATCAACAATTATCTCAGGTAAAAGAAATTGTCAAAAAAGAAAGTGTTGATGTTAATGGATGGTTGAATTTATTGATGAATGACTTTGTAAGATTAAATCAAAATTATCAAGATTATATTAAAACATTGAATAGTGCCAAAGCAGAAGAATTAATGAAAACAACTGAATTTTTAGTTTATAAAGATAAAATAATCATGTATTTAAGAGAGTTTGTCATGACAATGCAAAACACTGGGAGTTTGATTTCAAGTCTCATCAAGAATATTGATTATGATGATTTGGAGTTGATTTTTCAAAAAGCTACTGATTATGAACTTTCTATTCCACGTATTGGTCGAGAATTAAATAGAGAGGATATTTATCAAAATTTTAAAGATAAGTGGTTAAGTTTGTTTTATTGGTTTGTTGGACAGGATGGATATAATGAAGTAGATCATTTGTATGATATATCTAATGAGATTATTCGTAAAATGACTCGTTATGCTCAACAAATATCTGAAATGATAAATCGAGGTTCACATCGTAAAGAACAGTATTTGCATATTGCTGAAATATTTAAGAAATGTCAGGATGTAAATGAAGCCCATTGTATGAGTGCCTATATTTTTGGGGTAGAAGATTGTTTGCATCTCAACTATATTTCTCGACGTCTAAGTGAAGATATTCATATGGGTGTTTATCAAGATCACCCATCTTATATCCAATTTGATCCTCATTCACGTATAGTTAGAAAAAAGACAGTGAGAAAACCAGCACAAGATTATAAGTTTGAACGTATGGAACAACAATTGATGATTGAAGCTGAATATGCTAAACAAATGGATAAAATTCAAGAACTGATTGTTGATAATCAAATAGATTTTTCATCTTTACCTGTGATTGACTCAAATACGAGAAAAACACTTTTAATGTGGTTGTCAAAAGCATTAGGACAAGAATCATTATCATCAAAAACAGATGATGGGAGAGTTTATTTAATTGATAAAAGCCAATCACATCATATGTGTGAAGTGCAGTGTTTAGATGGAAGGTTTATCATGCCACAATTTAAAATTATTTTTAAGGAGAAAAGTCATGAATAA
- a CDS encoding TOTE conflict system archaeo-eukaryotic primase domain-containing protein, translated as MIETKNYINLENENKQLKKRISYLEQLLDNHHITYQKFKEENQFNTIKTEMITPEHAVKFYRVFKGRKDVYSQRHVNKDGKVGYYPQCENFWKDEMCLKKMNVKKKCKDCPYKKWKPLNQRIIMKHLNGKDLKGNDVIGIYPMLEDETTNLLVFDFDNHEIGTDGENVDNGWKEEVNALRKICQLHHIDYLVERSRSGKGAHLWIFFDEPISAILARRFGRSLLNIGAEAINLKTFKTYDRMIPSQDHLSDDGLGNLIALPLQGQALKKQNSVFIDENWNIYPDQWKCLQNVKKLPLKFVEEKLKLWKDKELSMVDYDYSISKPWIKETLFHKEDVDNKVIIQFANMVYIDTRNLKPRIQNQIRRLATFRNKEFFKRKAMGLSTRDMNSWIECTIDIGYWLCIPRGCLALLQNHLDENQIPYVIHDYRNFQKKVHVEFVGKLYENQQQACLELLKNDIGICYATTAFGKTVIGTYLISQRKVNTLIIVHTNLIMNNWEDDLNKFLNIDEELPTYTTASGKIKKRKSIIGKLYSNHNSMNGIIDIAIVNSLINKGEVKELVKDYGMIIVDECHHSASTMLYELLNEVNAKYVYGFTATPKEKTDKNKKCLCN; from the coding sequence ATGATTGAAACAAAGAACTATATCAATTTAGAAAATGAAAATAAGCAACTAAAGAAAAGAATAAGTTATCTCGAACAACTTTTAGATAATCATCATATTACTTATCAAAAATTTAAAGAAGAAAATCAATTCAATACAATTAAAACAGAGATGATTACACCAGAGCACGCTGTTAAATTTTATCGGGTTTTCAAAGGAAGAAAAGATGTTTATAGTCAAAGGCATGTGAATAAAGATGGTAAAGTGGGTTATTATCCTCAATGTGAGAACTTTTGGAAAGATGAAATGTGTTTGAAAAAAATGAATGTGAAAAAGAAATGTAAAGATTGTCCTTATAAAAAATGGAAACCATTAAACCAAAGAATTATTATGAAACATCTTAATGGAAAAGATTTAAAAGGAAATGACGTTATAGGAATATATCCTATGTTGGAAGATGAAACAACCAATTTATTAGTCTTTGATTTTGATAATCATGAAATAGGGACTGATGGAGAAAATGTTGACAATGGTTGGAAAGAAGAAGTTAATGCTTTAAGAAAGATTTGTCAATTGCATCATATTGATTATTTGGTGGAAAGATCACGTTCAGGAAAAGGTGCACATCTTTGGATATTTTTTGATGAACCTATATCAGCTATTCTTGCTAGACGTTTTGGAAGATCATTATTAAATATAGGAGCAGAGGCTATAAATTTAAAAACATTTAAGACATATGATCGTATGATTCCTAGTCAAGATCATTTATCAGATGATGGTTTAGGTAATTTAATAGCACTTCCCTTACAGGGACAGGCATTAAAAAAGCAAAATAGTGTTTTTATAGATGAAAATTGGAATATTTACCCTGATCAATGGAAATGTTTGCAAAATGTAAAGAAACTACCATTAAAGTTTGTTGAAGAAAAACTTAAGCTATGGAAGGATAAAGAGTTATCAATGGTAGATTATGATTATTCAATATCCAAACCATGGATAAAAGAAACATTATTTCATAAAGAAGATGTTGATAATAAGGTCATTATTCAATTTGCTAATATGGTTTATATTGATACTAGAAATTTGAAACCTAGAATACAAAATCAAATAAGACGTTTAGCAACTTTTAGAAATAAAGAATTTTTTAAAAGAAAAGCCATGGGATTGTCAACAAGAGATATGAATTCATGGATTGAATGCACAATAGATATAGGTTATTGGCTCTGTATACCAAGAGGTTGTTTAGCTTTGCTTCAAAACCACTTAGATGAAAATCAAATACCTTATGTTATTCATGATTATAGAAATTTCCAAAAGAAAGTTCATGTGGAATTTGTTGGAAAACTCTATGAAAATCAACAACAAGCATGTTTAGAATTATTAAAGAATGATATTGGTATTTGCTATGCAACAACTGCTTTTGGTAAGACAGTTATTGGAACTTATTTAATTTCACAAAGAAAAGTCAATACACTTATTATTGTTCATACGAATTTAATTATGAATAATTGGGAAGATGATTTAAATAAGTTTTTAAATATTGATGAAGAATTACCTACATATACAACTGCATCAGGAAAGATAAAAAAACGAAAGAGTATTATTGGAAAACTATATAGCAATCATAATTCTATGAATGGCATAATCGATATTGCTATTGTGAATTCTTTGATAAATAAAGGTGAAGTCAAAGAATTAGTGAAAGATTATGGTATGATTATTGTAGATGAATGTCATCATAGTGCGTCGACAATGCTTTATGAATTGCTAAATGAAGTCAATGCAAAATATGTATATGGTTTTACAGCAACTCCAAAAGAGAAGACGGACAAGAACAAAAAATGTTTATGCAATTAG